From one Anabas testudineus chromosome 21, fAnaTes1.2, whole genome shotgun sequence genomic stretch:
- the ranbp2 gene encoding E3 SUMO-protein ligase RanBP2 isoform X2 — translation MRRSKTEVDRYVSSVQSSSPSLKEKPVKGFLFAKLYFEAKEYELAKRHVSEYLKVQERDPKAHKFLGQLYEREGDINKAVGCYKRSVDLNPAQRDLVLKVAELLVSKEECDSRAEFWVEKASKLLPGNPAVFNLKERLLSRQGQQGWNRLFDLLQAELTTRPADPHVNVKLVQLFCHDGRLPDAVQHCLTVEKRGMLSHSLEWYTVVVHTLQEYLAQPSVSSNEKMCRRLQKELLLARCSLLRITLSESSVNPSRDALRGFDQAMQSLRSMAERHTDELCEVFVEMRGHLYLHAATLLLKLAQDRQQTWRAVIDLATLCYLLAYQVPRPKPKMTKKDPSAPQHMELLANDRQSQAGHMLLNLSTDPSTLIREVVEAFRNRSGQESLFELLFGPQASIGSSFIANDDIHFINATAPELSHLAKYDTGSILLHSGDLQHLSWLGLQWTLLAERPALRDWLSQLFPRLTLETSKLDTNAPESICLLDLELFLHGVVFCSHCQLQETAKISSGVNQQQQLYEPRCLPLPLLRLLTTDRQREWWDAIYSLIHKRAAPGMSAKLRMIVQHGLNTLRAREKHGLQPALAIHWAQCLNQTGNGVNSYYDQKEYIGRSVHYWKIVLPMLERIKSRRSIPEPLDPLFIHFPSRDIQISSVKGYEEEAKIAYAALLDIEGRTEEAIATLETISNMSSIWHLARIYQRLSEEASNGVEETQDRCITYLRKFRIYLSKIYNANADDIEKLGESGDAIDEEEEDSQRGPAHSSPAHPTETSAVMSHIKFSTPSPNKSIVSPSKRLISPKTPPHWVEDQKHLLQMLCQQVEALKNEVHDLRHNSSGNGASPRHKMYGESYGAEGLQESFTPVQSYHGAPLTVATTGPSVYYNQSPAYNSQYLLRTAANVTPTKGPMYSMNRMPPQQHMYAYQQSTHTPPLQTAPACIYPPQEQVFGAPLRFESPATSLLSPYSEEYYGQNVTQQATNPPLPEPGYFTKPSVVPVQPPKSIEGKPVDFGKLSFSQQAPAEVPMVPSFGAGAVAQSTPSAAFKFNSNFKSNDGDFTFSASQTKHSESLLGLLTSDLTTKTDTVPDKPPAQDQPAGQTGIFTFGTKNLSSFSFVDSAQSTGTENMFGKVEQPFQFGDVNKPAFGLTKSAEEERAVESDNDSTHVEEDEDGPHFEPIVPLPDKVDVKTGEEEEEEIFCNRAKLYRFDTETKEWKERGIGNVKILKHSTKGKFRLLMRREQVLKICANHYITADMLLKPNAGSDKSWVWNAIDYADEEPKPEQLAIRFKTVDEASLFKSKFEEAQKIVLRSPEKPEQHKKKEESFKDPGSLAAQFALKEGEWDCTVCCVRNKPTDIRCAACQSANPNSSSKPDTQAAGEAKTSPFTFKFGTDSSKSNSSGSTFTGFGAFGASMPTSFTFGTSTSKPSDTVSSGFGSGFGAPFGKKPGQWDCDECSTRNEASSDSCVSCKAFKAKTAATAQSGPVPDITDPGFGIQFSKKPGQWDCDVCEVRNEASADKCVACSNHNPVAKSTEGAPVALNPPPVSGFGAGFAKEDLQWDCSACLVRNVASDSVCVSCHAPRDTNSLEAMFAKKDGEWDCDTCLVRNEASANNCVACQTPNPNAKRTTSTAPSASNFSFTFKNKSSASQPAAGTGFTVPFSSTGNTFQFGQNKEKSSAASFQFEASSTGSSSTSATGFSFSMPIPAGGFKFGIQESAKEAPPTENQAPPPGSASSFLKSIADKHNDNEKVSTPSVGQTEQDQNPLIAGNTDTFTFADLAKSSGEYQFAKKDPNFKGFFGAGEQLFSTFQASPTKTDAAAELEEDDMYRTEENDDIQFEPVVQMPDKVDLVTGEEDEQVLYSQRVKLFRFDSSTSQWKERGVGTLKFLKNNTNGRLRVLMRREQVLKVCANHWITTTMNLKPLAGSDKAWIWMANDFSDGDAKPEQLAAKFKSPELAEEFKEKFEECQRLLLDIPLQTPHKLVDTGRTAHLIRKAEEMKSGLKDLKSFLTDEKTKIKDDDNQGDITTASNVSSLVIKAHSETTGPTLEWDNYDLQGEALDDTADSSVYASPLASSPLRKNLFRFGESTGGFSFSFQPGISPSKSPAKLNQSRASVGTDDEQDTTQDEERDGQYFEPVVPLPDLVEISTGEENEQVVFSHRAKLYRYDKALGQWKERGIGDLKILQNYDTKQVRLIMRRDQVLKICANHWITAAMKLEPMKGAEKAWVWSAMDFAEAGEGNIEQLAVRFKLQDTANTFKRVFEEAKVAQEKEELMAPVTSRVATPQDSGPAGSENAATTVCGKAAIAVLEETTKECTKLSPDSKPCASGSQSPANTSKTVVSPPKFVFGTDTLQKIFGSPTSSTLSESASSSKAKDSGHHAKAPLVAPAFKIPEQGPLQAEGGGAGSDEDSEVEVVYVREPTAEQAALARKLLLPLTFFCYQNEPGYTSDDQTDDEDYESAVKALNGKLYDDCPRKKAAACGDESDCQVVWEKKPTPEEEEKAKSLQLPPTFFCGLSTTDSDPDHDKPEDFETEVRKAQQDLDAQLKKAEAAPSQTAVVSESRPVLSFSNTSTQQEQTSVQPTEVQSETPSSGSPIDLSTKKSPESSTETTGTAATTSTTTTTSQDSSIFGFQSLSGCSFADLAKNTEGFAFGTKDSNFSWANAGATVFGAAMSSAPKNNGDEAGSDEEEAPNNVDIHFEPIVSLPEVETKSGEEDEEILFKERAKLYRWDRDANQWKERGIGDIKILYHPAKHFYRILMRREQVLRVCANHTISQSMELKPMNASANALIWTATDYSDGDGVIEQLAAKFKTPEIAESFKKTFCECQSQMGQNSGDGSCVSPQMSRVQEHSRDTNPQVFLKVSADGQPLGTITIELFSHIVPKTAENFRALCTGEKGFGLRDSIFHRVIPDFMCQGGDITNGDGTGGNSIYGSKFEDENFDVRHTGPGILSMANRGRDTNNSQFFITLKKAEHLDFKHVAFGWVRVGMDVVQQMGELGTKAGTPTKKLVITDCGQL, via the exons aAGCCAGTCAAAGGGTTTTTATTTGCTAAATTGTACTTTGAAGCAAAGGAATATGAACTTGCCAAAAG ACATGTATCAGAATATCTCAAAGTCCAGGAGAGGGATCCCAAAGCACACAAATTCCTTGGACAGCTCtatgagagagaaggagacattAACAAGGCAGTAGGATGTTACAAG CGGTCAGTGGACTTGAACCCAGCCCAGAGGGATCTGGTGCTGAAGGTAGCTGAGTTACTTGTCAGTAAAGAGGAAtgtgacagcagagcagagttCTGGGTTGAGAAAGCTTCAAAGCTGCTCCCAGGAAACCCTGCAGTTTTCAACCTGAAG GAACGTCTGTTGAGTCGTCAGGGACAGCAGGGTTGGAACCGTTTGTTTGACCTCCTCCAGGCTGAACTGACAACAAGGCCGGCCGATCcacatgtgaatgtgaaactGGTTCAGCTGTTTTGTCACGATGGTCGCCTGCCGGATGCTGTCCAGCATTGTCTGACTGTTGAGAAAAGAGGCATGCTGAGCCATAGTCTGGAATGGTACACAGTGGTGGTGCACACTTTGCAG GAGTATTTAGCTCAGCCCAGTGTATCAAGCAATGAAAAGATGTGTCGACGTCTTCAGAAGGAGCTACTATTGGCTCGCTGCAGCCTGCTGAGAATCACACTGTCTGAGAGCAGCGTGAATCCCAGCCGTGATGCACTCAGAGG ttttgACCAAGCTATGCAGAGTCTGCGCAGCATGGCAGAACGCCACACAGATGAACTTTGTGAAGTGTTTGTGGAGATGAGAGGTCACCTTTACCTGCATGCTGCCACGCTGCTGTTGAAGCTGGCGCAGGATCGCCAACAGACCTGGAGAGCTGTCATTGACCTGGCTACATTGTGCTACCTGCTGGCATACCAG GTCCCCAGACCAAAGcctaaaatgaccaaaaaagACCCGTCAGCCCCACAACATATGGAGCTGCTGGCAAATGACAGACAGAGTCAGGCTGGACATATGTTACTCAATCTGAGCACTGATCCATCCACCTTGATCAGAGAG GTGGTGGAAGCATTTAGAAACCGTAGCGGTCAGGAATCTCTGTTTGAACTCCTGTTTGGACCGCAGGCCTCCATTGGATCTTCATTTATTGCTAATGATGATATTCATTTCATCAATGCCACAGCTCCAGAGCTCTCTCATCTGGCCAAATATGACACTG GCTCCATCCTGCTGCATAGTGGTGACTTGCAACATCTGAGCTGGTTAGGACTGCAGTGGACTCTTTTGGCTGAAAGACCAGCTCTGCGTGACTGGCTGTCACAGCTCTTTCCCAGGCTTACCCTGGAAACTTCCAAACTTGACACCAATGCACCAGAGTCTATCTGCTTGCTGGACCTGGAG TTGTTTTTACACGGTGTAGTGTTCTGTAGCCACTGCCAGCTCCAGGAGACTGCAAAAATCAGCAGTGGAGTCaaccagcaacagcagctgtatGAGCCTCGATGCCTCCCTCTTCCCCTACTTCGCCTCTTGACCACTGACAGACAAAGGGAATGGTGGGATGCTATCTACAGTCTCATTCACAAACGAGCCGC TCCTGGCATGTCAGCCAAGCTGCGAATGATTGTGCAGCACGGACTAAATACTCTGAGGGCTAGAGAAAAACATGGGCTCCAACCAGCACTGGCCATCCACTGGGCTCAGTGTCTCAACCAGACG GGTAATGGCGTGAACTCGTACTATGATCAGAAGGAGTACATTGGCCGAAGTGTCCATTACTGGAAGATTGTCCTCCCAATGTTGGAAAGGATCAAAAGCAGACGCAGTATACCCGAACCACTCGACCCCCTCTTCATACATTTTCCTTCCCGAGATATTCAG ATTTCTTCAGTGAAGGGCTATGAAGAGGAAGCCAAAATAGCATATGCAGCTCTCCTTGACATTGAAGGCAGGACAGAGGAGGCCATTGCTACCCTGGAAACAATCAGTAACATGTCATCCATCTGGCATTTGGCTCGG ATCTACCAGCGACTTTCTGAAGAGGCCAGCAATGGTGTGGAGGAGACCCAAGACAGGTGTATCACTTATCTAAGAAAGTTTAGAATCTACCTGTCGAAGATCTATAATGCAAATGCAGATGACATTGAAAAG CTGGGGGAAAGTGGGGACGCTatagatgaagaggaagaagacagtCAAAGAGGACCAGCTCACTCCAGCCCTGCTCATCCTACAGAAACTAGTGCTGTCATGTCCCACATTAAGTTTTCCACTCCCTCTCCCAACAAAAGCATAGTCTCACCTTCCAAAAGATTG ATTTCTCCCAAGACACCACCTCACTGGGTGGAGGATCAAAAACATCTCCTCCAGATGCTGTGTCAGCAAGTTGAAGCACTCAAG AATGAAGTTCATGATCTCAGACACAACTCTTCAGGGAATGGAGCCTCTCCTCGTCATAAGATGTATGGGGAGAGCTATGGGGCAGAGGGGCTACAGGAGTCTTTTACTCCAGTTCAGTCCTACCATGGGGCCCCCTTAACTG ttgccaCCACAGGCCCCTCTGTGTACTACAACCAGTCTCCAGCTTATAACTCTCAATATCTCCTGCGTACAGCAGCAAATGTAACCCCCACCAAG GGCCCAATGTATAGTATGAACCGTATGCCTCCTCAGCAACATATGTATGCTTATCAGCAGTCTACTCACACACCTCCATTGCAAACAGCTCCAGCTTGCATTTACCCTCCTCAAGAACAAGTGTTTGGTGCCCCTTTGCGATTTGAATCGCCAGCCACCAGCCTTCTTTCACCGTATAGTGAGGAATATTATGGCCAAAATGTCACTCAGCAAGCCACAAATCCTCCTCTACCTGAACCTGGATACTTCACAAAGCCATCTGTAGTCCCTGTTCAGCCACCAAAGAGTATTGAGGGGAAGCCTGTGGACTTTGGGAAGCTCTCTTTCAGCCAACAGGCCCCTGCTGAAGTCCCCATGGTGCCTAGTTTTGGAGCAGGGGCAGTTGCTCAGTCAACACcttcagctgcttttaaatTCAATTCCAATTTTAAATCCAATGATGGCGATTtcactttctctgcttctcaGACGAAGCACAGTGAAAGTCTCCTTGGCCTCCTTACCTCAGACCTTACCACTAAAACAGATACTGTCCCAGATAAGCCTCCAGCTCAGGATCAGCCTGCTGGGCAAACGGGTATCTTCACCTTTGGCACTAAAAACCTAAGTAGTTTCTCTTTTGTTGATTCTGCACAGAGCACAGgcactgaaaatatgtttggaAAGGTGGAGCAACCATTTCAATTTGGTGATGTTAACAAGCCAGCATTTGGGTTAACTAAgtcagcagaagaagaaagagcagTGGAGAGCGACAATGACAGCACTCATgttgaggaggatgaggatggtCCTCACTTTGAACCTATTGTACCTCTTCCTGATAAAGTAGATGTTAAAActggtgaggaagaggaagaggagatctTTTGCAATAGGGCAAAGCTGTATCGATttgacacagagacaaaagaatGGAAGGAGAGGGGTATTGGCAATGTTAAAATCTTAAAGCACAGCACTAAAGGGAAGTTTCGTCTCCTAATGAGGAGGGAACAGGTCCTTAAAATCTGTGCTAACCACTACATTACAGCTGATATGCTTCTGAAACCTAATGCTGGTTCAGACAAATCCTGGGTCTGGAATGCCATTGATTATGCAGATGAAGAACCTAAGCCTGAACAGCTGGCTATCCGTTTTAAAACGGTAGATGAGGCATCACTTTTCAAATCAAAGTTTGAAGAAGCACAGAAAATAGTGCTAAGATCACCAGAGAAGCCTGAACAACataagaagaaagaggaaagtttCAAAGATCCTGGATCACTGGCAGCCCAGTTTGCACTTAAAGAAGGAGAGTGGGACTGCACTGTGTGCTGTGTAAGGAATAAACCAACGGATATAAGATGTGCTGCTTGTCAAAGTGCCAATCCCAATTCTTCATCAAAACCAGACACTCAGGCTGCTGGTGAAGCCAAAACTAGTCCATTTACTTTCAAATTTGGGACTGATTCATCAAAATCCAATAGTTCTGGCTCTACATTCACTGGATTTGGTGCTTTTGGAGCTTCTATGCCCACTTCTTTTACATTTGGCACTAGCACCTCAAAACCTTCTGACACTGTAAGCAGTGGATTTGGTTCTGGTTTTGGAGCTCCTTTTGGAAAGAAGCCAGGGCAGTGGGACTGTGATGAATGTTCTACAAGAAATGAAGCCTCTTCAGACTCTTGTGTCTCTTGTAAAGCTTTTAAAGCTAAAACAGCTGCCACAGCACAAAGTGGACCAGTACCAGACATAACTGATCCTGGGTTTGGAATCCAGTTTAGCAAGAAGCCTGGGCAGTGGGACTGTGATGTATGTGAGGTAAGAAATGAGGCCTCTGCTGACAAATGTGTTGCCTGTAGTAACCACAACCCTGTCGCTAAATCAACAGAGGGAGCTCCAGTAGCATTAAATCCACCACCAGTGTCAGGATTTGGTGCAGGTTTTGCAAAGGAGGATTTGCAGTGGGACTGCAGTGCATGCCTGGTCAGAAATGTTGCATCAGATTCTGTATGTGTTTCCTGCCATGCCCCACGTGATACCAACTCTTTAGAAGCCATGTTTGCCAAGAAGGATGGAGAATGGGATTGTGATACGTGTCTAGTGAGAAACGAAGCTTCAGCCAATAATTGTGTGGCTTGTCAGACACCAAATCCCAATGCTAAACGCACAACTAGCACTGCTCCCTCAGCCTCCAACTTCAGCtttacctttaaaaacaaaagttcagCGAGTCAGCCTGCTGCTGGAACTGGGTTTACAGTGCCTTTTAGCAGCACTGGCAACACCTTCCAGTTTggccaaaacaaagaaaaaagctcAGCTGCTTCTTTCCAATTTGAAGCTTCTTCGACTGGATCCAGCTCCACAAGTGCTACAGGCTTCTCTTTTTCAATGCCTATTCCAGCTGGTGGCTTCAAGTTTGGCATTCAGGAAAGTGCAAAAGAAGCCCCCCCAACAGAAAACCAGGCGCCTCCACCAGGGTCAGCCTCTAGTTTTCTTAAAAGCATTGCTGACAAGCACAATGATAATGAAAAGGTGTCTACACCCTCAGTGGGCCAAACGGAGCAAGATCAAAATCCACTAATTGCTGGAAACACTGATACATTCACTTTTGCAGACTTGGCAAAATCCTCTGGAGAATATCAGTTTGCGAAGAAAGACCCCAATTTCAAAGGTTTCTTTGGGGCTGGTGAGCAGTTATTCTCAACATTCCAGGCATCCCCCACAAAGACagatgctgcagctgagctggaggaggatgACATGTATAGAACAGAGGAAAATGACGATATCCAGTTTGAACCAGTGGTTCAGATGCCTGATAAGGTAGACCTAGTGACAGGGGAGGAGGATGAACAGGTTCTTTATTCTCAACGCGTCAAACTGTTCAGATTTGACTCCAGCACCAGTCAGTGGAAAGAGCGTGGTGTAGGAACCCTGAAATTTCTGAAGAACAATACAAATGGCAGATTACGGGTGCTCATGAGAAGAGAACAGGTACTGAAGGTGTGTGCCAACCACTGGATCACGACCACTATGAATCTTAAACCCCTGGCAGGCTCGGATAAGGCATGGATCTGGATGGCCAATGACTTCTCAGATGGAGATGCTAAACCCGAACAGTTGGCTGCTAAGTTTAAAAGTCCTGAGCTTGCTGAGGAGTTTAAGGAGAAGTTTGAAGAGTGTCAGAGACTTCTTTTGGACATTCCACTACAAACGCCCCACAAGCTTGTTGACACAGGCAGAACAGCACATCTTATTCGGAAAGCAGAGGAAATGAAGTCTGGTTTGAAAGACCTGAAATCCTTTTTGACGGAcgagaaaacaaaaatcaaagatGATGACAACCAGGGTGATATTACTACAGCCAGCAATGTTTCAAGCCTTGTTATCAAGGCTCACAGTGAAACCACAGGCCCCACTTTAGAGTGGGACAACTATGACCTACAAGGAGAGGCTTTAGATGACACAGCTGACTCATCAGTCTATGCCTCTCCACTTGCCAGCAGCCCCCTGAGAAAGAACCTTTTTCGCTTTGGAGAATCCACTGGTGGGTTCAGCTTCAGCTTCCAACCTGGCATCAGCCCCTCAAAGTCTCCTGCTAAGCTTAACCAGAGTAGAGCATCAGTGGGCACTGATGATGAGCAGGACACAACCCAGGATGAGGAGAGGGACGGACAGTACTTTGAACCTGTGGTCCCTTTGCCCGATTTAGTGGAGATTTCTACTGGAGAGGAAAATGAACAAGTGGTTTTCAGTCACAGAGCCAAACTGTATCGCTACGACAAGGCACTCGGTCAGTGGAAGGAGCGGGGTATTGGAGACCTCAAGATCTTGCAGAATTATGATACCAAACAAGTGAGGTTGATAATGAGGCGAGACCAGGTACTTAAAATCTGTGCCAACCACTGGATCACTGCAGCCATGAAGCTGGAACCTATGAAAGGTGCTGAGAAGGCCTGGGTCTGGAGTGCCATGGACTTTGCTGAAGCAGGAGAAGGTAATATTGAGCAGTTGGCTGTGAGATTCAAGCTGCAGGATACTGCAAACACATTCAAACGGGTCTTTGAGGAGGCTAAGGTTGCACAGGAAAAAGAAGAACTTATGGCTCCAGTGACATCCAGAGTTGCCACACCTCAAGACAGTGGACCTGCAGGATCTGAAAATGCTGCTACAACTGTATGTGGGAAGGCAGCCATCGCTGTTCTGGAAGAGACCACAAAGGAATGTACAAAGCTGTCCCCTGACAGTAAGCCATGTGCATCTGGGTCTCAGAGTCCAGCTAACACCTCTAAGACAGTGGTGTCTCCCCCTAAGTTTGTCTTTGGCACTGATACTCTTCAGAAGATTTTTGGAAGTCCTACATCTAGCACTCTATCTGAATCTGCCTCCAGTTCCAAAGCTAAAGATTCTGGACATCATGCCAAGGCTCCACTTGTAGCACCTGCATTCAAAATCCCAGAGCAAG GTCCTCTGcaggcagagggaggtggtGCAGGGTCGGATGAGGATTcagaggtggaggttgtgtaTGTCAGGGAACCCACTGCTGAACAGGCAGCTTTAGCCAGAAAACTCCTGCTGCCTCTGACCTTCTTCTGCTATCAGAATGAACCCGGCTACACCAGCGATGATCAAACTGATG ACGAGGACTACGAGTCAGCAGTGAAGGCTTTGAATGGAAAGCTCTACGACGATTGTCCTAGGAAGAAAGCTGCTGCATGTGGTGATG AGTCCGACTGCCAGGTGGTGTGGGAGAAGAAGCCAACaccagaggaagaggaaaaggcCAAAagcctccagcttcctcctacCTTTTTCTGTGGTTTAAGCACTACAGACAGTGATCCAGACCACGACAAGCCTGAAGACTTTGAGACAGAAGTTCGCAAGGCACAGCAAGACTTG GATGCCCAGTTAAAGAAGGCTGAAGCAGCCCCCAGCCAGACTGCTGTAGTCTCAGAGTCGCGACCAGTCCTGTCATTCAGTAACACGTCTACACAGCAGGAGCAGACCTCAGTACAGCCTACAGAGGTTCAGAGTGAAACTCCGAGCAGCGGCTCTCCTATTGACCTGTCAACTAAGAAGAGCCCAGAGTCCAGCACTGAGACCACTGGGACTGCAGCTACTACCtccacaacaaccacaactaGTCAAG ACTCCTCCATCTTTGGCTTCCAGTCATTAAGTGGCTGTTCTTTTGCTGACTTGGCCAAAAACACAGAAGGATTTGCTTTTGGAACAAAAG ACTCAAATTTCTCGTGGGCAAATGCTGGAGCTACAGTGTTTGGGGCTGCAATGTCATCAGCACCAAAAAACAATGGTGACGAAGCGGgcagtgatgaagaggaggctCCTAATAATGTGGACATTCACTTTGAGCCAATAGTGTCACTACCAGAG GTGGAGACCAAGTCCggagaagaagatgaggaaaTCCTGTTTAAGGAGCGTGCCAAGCTTTACCGATGGGACCGGGATGCCAACCAGTGGAAGGAGCGAGGCATTGGTGACATTAAGATCCTTTACCACCCAGCCAAACATTTCTACCGAATCCTGATGAGAAGAGAACAGGTGTTGAGGGTTTGTGCCAATCACACAATCTCACAGTCGATGGAGCTCAAACCTATGAACGCCTCAGCTAACGCACTGATCTGGACCGCCACAGACTACTCAG ACGGTGATGGTGTAATCGAGCAGCTGGCGGCCAAGTTCAAAACTCCTGAAATCGCTGAATCCTTCAAGAAGACCTTCTGTGAGTGTCAGAGCCAAATGGGCCAAAATAGCGGAGATGGCTCATGTGTCTCACCGCAGATGTCCAGAGTTCAGGAGCACTCTAGAGACACCAATCCACAGGTGTTCCTCAAAGTGTCAGCTGACGGCCAGCCACTGGGAACAATCACCATTGAGCTTTTCTCCCATATCGTCCCAAAGACGGCAGAAAACTTCAGGGCTCTCTGTACTGGTGAGAAAGGCTTCGGGCTGCGGGACTCCATCTTCCACAGGGTCATACCTGACTTCATGTGCCAG GGTGGTGACATCACCAACGGTGACGGTACCGGTGGCAATTCCATCTACGGCAGCAAATTTGAGGATGAGAACTTTGATGTTCGACACACAGGCCCAGGTATTCTGTCTATGGCCAATCGAGGGCGTGACACCAACAACTCGCAGTTCTTCATCACCCTGAAGAAAGCCGAACACCTGGACTTCAAACACGTAGCCTTCGGCTGGGTTCGGGTTGGCATGGATGTGGTACAACAGATGGGAGAGCTGGGCACAAAGGCGGGAACGCCCACCAAGAAGCTCGTCATCACAGACTGTGGACAACTGTAG